The Neobacillus sp. PS3-34 genome has a window encoding:
- a CDS encoding DNA alkylation repair protein, which translates to MSTPYRCPNCKTNRSRFNLIQQIPQSVKMDPHSGEIVQQYTQNDLDPFHLPYRGPEVKVQCATCGLVEDERTFIKFGEQPI; encoded by the coding sequence ATGTCTACACCCTACCGTTGCCCAAATTGCAAAACCAATCGGAGCAGATTTAATCTAATTCAACAGATACCCCAGTCCGTCAAGATGGATCCGCATTCTGGTGAAATAGTTCAGCAGTATACCCAAAATGATCTTGATCCTTTTCATCTGCCATACAGAGGCCCTGAAGTAAAGGTACAATGTGCGACATGCGGACTGGTGGAAGATGAAAGGACATTCATTAAATTTGGCGAACAGCCAATATAA